The Candidatus Cloacimonadota bacterium genome segment ATAATGAATTGCAGGGAACTATCAAAGGCTCTCAATTCAGAAAAGCAGTTTTCTCGATCTGGCTGGGAGAAAATACTGCTCTTCCGAAATTGAAAGAGAAATTATTGGGGAAGTAATGTAGTTCAGAATCTTTAGTCCGGCTACCGACGGATTGTTCTGAATCCTGCAAAGGACTGGACTTAACAACGAATTTATTCGGGGTTGAGTTCAGAACTTAAAAAACATTAACTGAACTGATAAAATCCATATTAAATATGAAGAATTGAAACAATGGTTGAGTTCAGAACTTTAAAAAACATTAACTGAACTCCATCGAACTAAAGTTCTATGAAGTCCAGTCTTATGATATTTTTTCGGAACAAGTTCCGAACTATAGTAGTAATTAAGGAGCAAAAAAATGAAAAAATTTATTTTTTCATTAATGATGATTTTATGTATATTTTCTTATGCGGAAGATCAAGAACTTGCATTACCGGATTCCACCCAAACTATCGAACCGAAAATTATTAAATTGGAAGAAATGATCATTGTCGGTTTGCAGGCAAGAATGTCTATGGCAAACATGACAATCTCGCAATTATGGAAAGACTTTACTCCTCGTGAAGATGAAATTCAAAATCTGGTTAATCCGGAACAATTCTGGGGTGTCTCTTTTGATATGGAACAGAAAGAAAATTCAACGGAATTCTCATACATGGTCGGAAGACAGGTCAAAAAAACAGATGATATTCCGGATGGAATGTCCTTTCATATTATTGAATCTCGGATGTATGCTGTTTTTTCTCATCAAGGTCCAGTTGAAGATCTGGGAAAAACATATCAATACATCTACCAGAAATGGCTGCCGAGAAGCGGACATAAACCGTTAATGAATAATGAACTGGAACTTTATGATGAACGCTTTCAATATGGCGAACCTGATTCCGATATGTTCATAT includes the following:
- a CDS encoding AraC family transcriptional regulator; its protein translation is MKKFIFSLMMILCIFSYAEDQELALPDSTQTIEPKIIKLEEMIIVGLQARMSMANMTISQLWKDFTPREDEIQNLVNPEQFWGVSFDMEQKENSTEFSYMVGRQVKKTDDIPDGMSFHIIESRMYAVFSHQGPVEDLGKTYQYIYQKWLPRSGHKPLMNNELELYDERFQYGEPDSDMFIYVPIE